The Peromyscus eremicus chromosome 16_21, PerEre_H2_v1, whole genome shotgun sequence genome includes the window GGAGGAACCAACAGGAAGAGGGACAAGAGGAGTCTGAGTAGCCTCCCTGGGTTTCCACACTAAGTCTATTATGATGAGATCACACCCTTTGTGACCAATCATGTTTTCACTTAACTCTCCTGATTCATGGAAACAAAGTGGAAAATGGATACTTTACACTTTCTTTCCATGTCTCCAATCTAAGGGGGCCTATGTCATATAGAGCAGTGACCAAACAAATTTGTCATTCTCTCATTAACTTATCTTTTGTGGTGTTTTAAATGTGAATGGCccacatttgaatacttggtcctccaCTGGgggaactgttttggaaggattaggaagtgcggccttgttggagaaggttaCTGGGAGTGTGCTTTAAGATTTctaaagcccacaccattcccagttgtGGATAAGAAGGTAAGCTCTTAGCCACTGCtctagtaccatgcctgcctgctgccatgcctgacctGGTAATGGACTTTAATCTTTCCGAAACTGTAAACCAATTCAACACTttctttgttcatggtgttttcacagcaattgaaaagtagCTAAGATTGTCAGTCATGACCCattcatctcagcactcaagaggcataggcaggtggatctctgtgatttcaaggccagcctggccatataacaagttctgggctagccagggctacatagtgagattgtgcctcaaaaataaataaatagacaattaTGCCTGTTCCCACGTGGCATGCTAGTTAGTGCCCAACCTGATAAAGCCCTCTTGCAATGCACTGAAAGttattcttaataaataaataaacaaacaaataaataaataaatgtttatctaCTGACACATACTTAATAACCTCATAAACCAAGTAGAGTTTTGTATATATGTACTAAGGATGTAACTGGATAATGAACCTTGAGCCCATGCATACTAAGCAAACACATGATCACTAAGCTGCAGCTACagacttcctttcattttttttattttagaactggagcccactaggttgtctaggctggtcttgaactcattctaCAGCCTAGGAAGCCCTGAATATtaaatcttcctacctcagcctccatgTAACATGGATACAAATCTATGAAACCAGGTCTGATTTCATGCTGTGTAGATTTCAGTGATGCAGAAAACATCAGAATGTAGTATAGAATGTTCTACCCCAAACTTGAATGCAGCCTACTATAGTGAATGATATTTTTCCATACTGTGCACTACCAACCTTCTCTCCACACACTGACTACACTACTAAGgtacatatacaaatattaaGATGCCTCTGCCTCATTAGTCTTTCTTCAGCTGAGCTGAATGCCCACTTTTCTTTcacatttccatttaattttcccTGTGGCCATCTGAGCATTTGTGGCAAATTCCGGGCATTAGTCAAAGCTGTAAACTTCATGTCCTTGAAAGACACAATCACAAATAATCCTTTAATGAAACTCTTCACTGGATAGGCTGCCCCAACAGTCTGGAAGTAGCTTAGTGCTGTGTAAGTGTGACTATTCCTGACCTGCTTGATAAATTGCCTTCTAGGAAAACCCTTTGAGATCAAAAGAGTACTGAATGCTTCTGTTGCCAATGTCATTGTGTCCATGCTGCTTGGGAAACGGTTTGACTACCAAGACCCCCAGTTCCTGAGACTCTTATCTTTAATTGGTGAAAATGTGAAACTCATTGGAAGCCCGAGAATTGTGGtaacttctttccttttttgatttAGTTCCTCTGAGGTACACCTGATTGTTCAAGAGACTGTGCAAAGGATGTTAATGCATTCTAAGTTTAATGGTATGACAAACATGTTTGTTTAGCATATCTGATGATTCTGTCACCACAAAACACTGCAATAAATACCTTGATGCATGGATTGTGACTCACACTAATGTTGTATGGCTCTGGTCTGTCTTATAATTGTAGCCATCTGTCATTACCTACACCAACAACTACTCATGGGATATGAACTTAGCATCAATTAAACAGAAGTGTATAGTAGAATTCAGTTAAGAAAGAGAGTTTTAACAAGAAGAACTAACAAGcatattaaagagaaagaaagtgccCAACTAAACACTATCTCCATATTTATGTTGAGCTACACACGTTCACAGTGGCTCAGCAATCCAATTCTTTTATCATTGTAAGTTCCgtcttctgggggctggagaaatggttacTCAgataatagcactggctgctctttcagatcttagttccattcccaggacacacaagccacctgtaactccaattccatgggatcagatgtcctcttctgacctttgtagGCAcaaggcatgcaagtggtacacagatatacatgcagatgaAAACCCATACATGTGagatatgtatataatttacatCTTTCATCTTCCAGAtccaagggaagaaaaagagttttgtaaaattttaaatagtaCCAGTACAGCCAATCATATCGTTTCACTTCGGAACAATTTAGGCTTTTACTATAAATGCAGATCAGCTCTCAATACTGGTGCTTGGGACAGGCACAGGTAGCTAGCTCATACAACCTTAGATGAGATCTTTTGTCTCTTTTGTTCATTAAGTCATCTGGGGAAGTCATGAACTCCCTTGAGAAGGTGGCTAAATATCAGATCTCACCTAACTAAAAATAAGTATATTGAGAAATTTTAGCAAACAGTAAAGTTGTACCTGGAATGTCAAAGCTTACTGCTGCCTACCAGTTgcagatttggaaaaaaaaaagaaaaaaaagaaaaagaagtattgaatctttaaaattagttttattcaGAGAGCCATTCACATCCTAAAAAATCTGTCTTAGATCTTATCCTCAGCCAGCAGATTAAATAGGGaaaagaggggatggagagagacaAAGGCAGTCAGTCTCCCGGTGCTCAGCCTTGCCTCTCTGGTCAAGAGATCTGGCACAGTTCTGAGACTTCTCTTGTCAGCATCCTTGCACTCTTCCCTCGTTGTCTGGCCATCTGAGCTGAGAACATCTTGAAATCTAGTTGTCGTCAGTCAGTATCACCCTTGGACTCTTCCAGTAGCATCTGGGCCGGGAGGTGGTTAACTGAGAACAAACCAACCAGTAATAGTATGTGTAAGCTAAGTTAGTCATATCGTGTACCTTGTGGACCTTTTCTACATCAAGGAATTCAAGAGTGTCCTTAGAGTACACAATACAGAGGAAGTGTCCCTGTCAAATCTTctctgaacatttttaaaagtagggGATCACTTGACTAACTGGTACTTATTGGTAGAATCTACAGATAATGTCTATTACAAACCCAAGTATTTCTGTGATTCTACAGGAAACATAAGTAAATTTATTGTGCTGTTTAGGATTAAAACAATGCAGTTGCTTACCAGGACtcacttaagattttttttttttttttttttttgagaaaaatgctgGGTCTATCACTCTTAGCATAAAGCTGATATTATTGTGGTGTACCTTGTCATCTTCAACTATATTACCCCACAGATACAATATGCAAAATACTCTGCACACACAGAGATTATGAGCTGTAACAGGATTCACTGTTGATCGCCTAATTCTGACAAATGAAAAAGCATCATTATATAATCCTGCTTACCATTGTTAGCTGAGGCAAAAACTGAAAGTgttatttctgtaatttttcaaTAATATTATCACTTACATTATCCCAACTAGTTTATGCtcatatttaaagtatttttttatattcCTTTAGCTTTTTAATATGTTTCCTGTTTTGGGATTTCTCCTAAGAAGCCACAAGAAGATCATAAGAAACAGAGATGAATTATTTTCCTTCATAAGGATGACCTTCCTAGAACACCATCATAATCTTGACAAAAATGATCCCAGAAGTCTCATTGATGCCTTTCTTCTCAGACAGCAGGAGGTAACGGTGTTTTTCTCAGAGGATTCTTTAGCCAATATTCACTATTTAACTAATCACTTCTAGAAGCAAAACATTCCTTCAAAAAAGACAGACGACTAGACTCAGATTAATAGTGTGTACTCTAAAGAATCTGAAAATGCTATTTATTACATTTTGCATACATTTTCCATAGTATTCTTTGGGGGAAAAGATATATAGATCTTctatattagtttttaaaaatattctgtttttaCAATCTTGAAATGTATTTCAGCTGATAAATCTAAGAAAGATTActttgttaaaatttttaaagagaaatataaactttttaaagagaaaaaaatttaaagagaattaATATAGTATTTcacaatattataataaaatgtgggaaatgttttaataactcaaTTAAATGCTAACTTGTAACCTTCCTAAACAAAAATAGGTTTTGTTATGTTTAGTTCATTTACCATGTTTAGTTCATTTAGTTCATTGTCAGCATCTGGGATATACTCTGCATCTGCAAGTTCGGTATGACGTTTGTATAATAAAGGGGAATTCCTCTAAGTTGAAGAATGCAATacctgttatttttaatttatggtaATCTTTTACAATTAACCTTTGTGAAATTCTTCCATGACTAATGACGTATTTTACCATTTTAGGAAAACAATACATCTGCTGACTATTTCAATGAAGAAAATTTGTTACCCCTTGTTAGTAATCTGTTTGCAGCAGGAACTGAGACCACAGCCTCCACACTGCGCTGGGGAATTATACTCATGATGAGATACCCTGAGGTTCAGGGTAAGTCTCTAAGATTGAGAGCATTGCCcaaatgaaggaaaacaaaagtCTCTAGGAATCAAAAATGCAGAATTCTACAGTCATAGTGGATACCTACAAATTGTAGCCTTGACAAAAGCTTGCGTGGTTAGTTTCCTTTGAGAATAAGAAAGGGAGCATTGGGgatgaggagatagctcagcaattaagtgtgcatactgctcttgcagaggatgagaGCTCAGGCAGGTCTCAGTTTTcacacctgcttttttttttttttttttttttttttttttggtttttcgagacagggtttctccgtgtagttttggtgcctgtcctggaactcgctctctagaccaggctggcctcaaactcacagagatctgcctggctctgcctctcgagtgttgggattaaaggcgtgagccaccaccacccagccacaacTGCTTTAAACCCTAGCTCCAAAGACACTTTCTTCTGTactccatgggcacctgaactcacattcacatacacacacacacacacacacacacacacacacacacacacgaaaactaaataaaccttttaaaaggaAGTAGGGCTTGCTCTTTAAGCCCCCTGAGATAGTCTGAAATCTTCCCATGCTCATTCACAGAGAAGCCTTAGAAACAGAAGCGGAAAGTAAGAaggatgctgaaaaaaaaaagccctcaacTTGGAGAACATTTGGGTTTGACTTTCCTATACAAAGAAAACGTGTAAAATCATTTGAATCCATGCCCAGGCAGAACGCTAAACTCTAATTGCATTGTATCCAGAAAAGGTCCATGATGAGATCATCAAAGTTGTGGGCTCGGCTCAGCCTCGGATTGAGCACCGAACTCAAATGCCCTACACAGACGCTGTCGTTCACGAAATACAGAGGTTTGCTAACATACTGCCCACCAGCTTACCCCATGAGACAACCACAGACCTTGTATTTAAGAACTACTATATTCCAAAGGTAAGGGCTCatgcaggagagaggagagggagtatTCCAGATGCTGACAATGATGGAAGCACTGAGATTGAAGTCTCCTTCCACCCTGCTCCCTCTCCTTTACTATCTCTTCCCTTGTCTCCCTCCCCATCATTCAAAATAAGATaactgagtgtgtgtatgtatgtgagagagagagagagagagagagagagagagaggacgtGCGTATGAGACTGATGACAAATGTTCTCTAAAACTTTGTGAAATgttatcctatttttttttttttggtttcttttttttttttttttttttggtttttccgagacagggtttctctgtgtagctttgcgcctttcctggaactcacttggtagcccaggctggcctcgaactcacagagatcctcctggctctgcctcccgagtgctgggattaaaggcgtgcgccaccaccgcccggcctgttatCCTATTTTATGTCATAACTGAGGAGGCGGGAAATGGGATTCAGAGAATGTCAGCCTTTTCTGGGATGAAAGGTTGCTCCTTGAAGGAGCCAGGATTCCAGATAAGCTGTCAGGATCAGAGCTCTGAGCTTTTTCCAGGCAGGCTCTTTCATCCACATTTCCATGCTTCAATCCCATCCTCCCATGGAATCATGCACTCTGATTCCCAGGCACCTTCTTCATGCAAACCTTTTTGCTCCTATGGACAGTTGAAGAGATGTATGTATAACTTCCTAAAAACTAGACTGAAGGCAAGCGTGAGCAGAAGGTTATCATACACATATGGCACCAATTCTTTTCCTCAATACCTGGTCTGAGCACTGCTGGTGGGCCCATGTCTGCATAAAGCCATGAAGCTACTGATTATGTGGAGTTCTTTTCCCTACATTACTGCACCCTACTCTGATAACACTCTCTGAACAGGACTATGCTCGCCTTAGGAGCTTCTCAGCCTATGTTAGGTATACTATTGAGCTGAGTTAACCCGATTAAcagtgaaacagaaaaaaaaaatgcaagcaaCATGGCCGTGGTCAGCTTTACattactataataaaatatacagccgggcggtggtggcgcacgcctttaatcctagcactcgggaggcagagccaggcggatctctgtgagttcgaggccagcctgggctaccaagtgagatccaggagaggcgcaaagctacacagagaaaccctgtctcgaaaaaccaaaaaaataaaataaaataaaatatacaaggcAGCTGACTTGTAAAGAGAAACAGTCCGTTCGGCTTAGAGTTTTGCCAGTTCACATCCAAGATCAGGCATACCAGCCCCATCTAAATTGAACTGGTGGGGACAATAGATGACGTTGAGGGGAATGTAtggagaagccagaggacagagaaagattgATGGACAGAGTCCCACAGTCCCCTAGAAGGGAATGTCTCCACTGGTATAAGGATGAACATCCCCATGGTCCTCATCTCCTAAAGTTCTACCACATCCTTTGGACAAGCTGTGAACATAGGACCTTTGGAAGATCCTTCCCATCTTCAAACCATAGcaaaagtgaaaacagaaaaataatattaaatgtaATCCACAAGAAACAGTAATAGTGGTAGGATTTTGGTTTTAGCCACCTATTCTGCTAAAATCCATGTAAAACAGTGTTGTCAAGAGGACTTTGCAGGTACAGAGAGATCTAATTAATGTGCTGTGCTACTAAGAGATAGCCTCAGTCTTGGTACATCTCAGTCAGCTCTTTGGAGAAATGAACATAAATAACATGTTTGCTATGAGGCAGAGAAAGTACATAATCATATAACctatataaatagatatatagatgaatTATAGtaaatagatagagatagataatgATAGTACacaagttttaaaacaaaattgtctacttgaataaaaaaatcacaaagacttTAGATAAAATAGTTAACCAGAAGATTATAATCCAAAGCCTCATTAAAGATGTAGCTATCAAGATAAAGTAgtgaatattttcttcaattgaTTTAATTATTTCCTGATGACTATGCTTGAATGTTGTATATCCAAGGCAAGCTTTCCTGTGTCTGAACCATGCCTCTTGCTCAGAGTTTTGTGTTTAGTCATTATTTTACCTTGTTTGGGTGCTCTCATTCTCAGAATGTCTTTTCCTATACAATTAAAATCTCCCCCTTTATTTATAGAAAGCTGTTTTACAGCATGTGGCACCATAAAATCAGAGAAGCTTATGTTTTAGAATCTGTCCATATAATCTTCCTTGATTTGCCATCCACTATCATGAAACTTGGGGATAAAAGAGCAAATCTTCACCCAGCCATTGAACCTTCCAGAAATTCTACCAGGttctttcatttgtattttttcacCTACAATTTGCAATGCCAGTGAGGACCATTTAACTCCCCCCATGCAGACTTAGAAATGAATTTATTAAAAGTTaacaagctgagtgtggtggctcatactgTAAATCCAGCACACGAGAAGCTGGAGATCATGAGTCTGAGGctggcctgagctacatagtgagttcaagaccatcttggGCCACAAAGAGGGACTTGTTAAATAGCATGCTGTTATCACATGACCGATACACACTAAAGGCTCATTTTCAGGTCCTGCTCTCAGCTAGGAACTAAAGAAAACTTTGGTAACTAAAATGAGCATCCTATTACTGAACTTAAAGCCTTTCCTGAGTACTGTATTCCTTCGAGAACACACCTTACCTGGAAATTTGCCAACCATGGTTATAACACACTGGAGAGAATCCTCTTAGAAAGAAATTGAATCTTTTTCATTAACAGCACTTTTATTTCTAGGGCACAGAGGTCATCACCTTGCTGACGTCAGTACTTCGGGATCAGACGCAGTGGGAAACACCAGACACTTTCAATCCTGCTCATTTCCTCAGTTCTGAGGGGAGGTTTGTCAAAAGAGACGCTTTCATGCCCTTTTCAGTGGGTAAGGAGCCTTACTTAACACAGCTAGTTTGAAAAGCAAGAGAGATGTCACCTCCAGATTATGCTGATGTCTTCTGGTTTGCTCTATGGACAATTACCTCCAATTTTCCTTTGGTCCCATTATCAGTATCGTATCCAAGTTTAGCTGGCTTTTGCACACACTGTGAAGCCTCTTTAGACCTTTAAATAAGCAGCCGTCATCCTTATTCAGGATGAGAAGCCTGTTCAGGGATTTTACTCAATTTAGTGTGGAaatcaaaattttctttatgaggctggagagacggctcagcagttaaaagagaTTTTGTGAAGGCCCcgagtttggttcttagcacccacatttGATAATgataactgcttgtaactccaccTTCAGGAGTCCTCACTGTCTCTGGAGTCTGCTGGCACCTGACctatgtgcacatacctacacaccaacacatagacatacacataattaaaaataaatcttaaaaagggaATTTATTGTAGGCCTCAATTAAAGAAAGCTAGGTGTAACAATACTACTTTTTTATTTGATCagattttggtggtggtgttattgctgttttgagacaaggactctctATGTTGCCCTGACCATCCTAGAACCCACTATGTActcctggctggcttcaaactcagagagatacacttgcctctgcctccggagtgatgggattaaaggcatgtgccactgtggtgatgttttgtttgtactcattaacaaataaaatttgcctgaagatcaaagaacagaaccagccactagattaaacatagaggccaggcagtggtggcacacaactttaatcctagagcttgggagggaggcagagatccatctggatttctatgagttcaaaggcaccctggactacatgagattaatccagtttaaaagagaaatatagccaggcagtggtagcacacacctttaatcccagtacttgagagtcacatgcctttaatcccagcactaggaagaatgagacaggaagtgatatagctggacagagacaggaatataacgcaggaggagagaggagttcagcgccctttcagctgaggactcaaagGAATTCAacctgaggatttgtagagacaggatctcacctccctttcagtctgaggatttagtaatggtgagaagtttctctagtggcttgttcctttgtctctctgatctttcagcatttaccccaatatctggctccaggtttttattataagaccaattaggattcgtgcaacattccaccacacccagcccaatACTATTTCTTAGTCATAGACAAACAAGtaaaatttaaactataagaaaaatattaaatatgcatAATTTTATGTTAGATACTACCTCCCTGACCTTGTACCCCTCTATCTGTGGGAAGGTACCCTTtccttccatttccatttccatttccagcCACACAGTTCAAAGTCATGCTCTCTAAACGGCTTTTGTGATCTAAATGCCTTTAATTGTATCCAAAGATCATTCTCAGATTTACATGTACAATAAGATCCTCTTGCTATGGTTGTAATCTCTCATAATACATGCTTTGTCTTGTTGGGCTGTTCAGAGTTTACCATGAAACTCAATGAAGCTTAAACAGATGGTCATAATTAACATTGCAAGTTACTTTATTTACCATCCTGTTAAACACCATTCAATTATGTCCTTATTTCTTGGGAGATGGAAAGATCAAAACCCAAAACTATATTAGCTGACCCTTCCACAGACTCCTCCACAGCTTGTGACACTGTATTATAATTATCCGTTTACCTCTTGGGTCATTTGTTACACAGGCAAGCCCATGAGAACAACAGCAGTCTCAAAACCAAGCACAATAATACCTGCGTCTTGTTGACATTAAACCTGCTCGTGGACTGAGTGGTTAGCTGTTTTATGGACGTTTCTAAACAGAGAGGAAATACCCATGACTTTTCACCCCATAAAAATCTTGCCTCATACTGTGCCCAATAAGAAAATGTGTAGTTAGATGGAGAGTTATTCTATTCCTTGTAGGTCTCAAATAAACCAAAAGGTTAACATGAGATCTTTTCCCTCTGTTCTAAAATAAAAGTCTTCCATGACTTTGTACACTTGCGATTTAcgctcaaaaaaataaaacagagatcaACAACTGTGTTAACTACAAAAATTACTGGTCTTAATGGAAGCAACATGTTAAAGCCCTCCCCCTGGGAACAGGATAAATAGACCTGCTGTCTCTTCAGAAGGACTGAAATcagattttacatttaaaatgctaCATTTCATTCAAATATGTTGCCTTCAAtctacaaaatgaataaaaaactgaTTATATTTAATCTAAAAGTAAGATCATTATTCAAACAGTACAATCTAGGAAATACagataactattttttttaataagcttCTACCAGGAAAGTTTCCtttctcaattttatttcattttcccaaACAATTTCAGAATTATACCAGTTGGGTCT containing:
- the LOC131926148 gene encoding cytochrome P450 2K6-like, which encodes MSGFDSSAILALLGLILIFILNSKVFKAKSSKLQSPPGPKPWPVIGNLHILNLKRPYQTMLELSKKYGPVYSIHMGLRKVVVLSGYETVKDALINYGNQFGERSRVPIFERLFNEKGITFAHGETWKTMRRFSLTTLRNFGMGKQIIEDTIIEECHHLMQNFESHQGKPFEIKRVLNASVANVIVSMLLGKRFDYQDPQFLRLLSLIGENVKLIGSPRIVLFNMFPVLGFLLRSHKKIIRNRDELFSFIRMTFLEHHHNLDKNDPRSLIDAFLLRQQEENNTSADYFNEENLLPLVSNLFAAGTETTASTLRWGIILMMRYPEVQEKVHDEIIKVVGSAQPRIEHRTQMPYTDAVVHEIQRFANILPTSLPHETTTDLVFKNYYIPKGTEVITLLTSVLRDQTQWETPDTFNPAHFLSSEGRFVKRDAFMPFSVGRRMCAGEPLAKMELFLFFASLMQKFTFQPPPGVSHLDLDLTPDIGFTIQPMPHKIRAVLRASAL